A part of Miscanthus floridulus cultivar M001 chromosome 6, ASM1932011v1, whole genome shotgun sequence genomic DNA contains:
- the LOC136458001 gene encoding uncharacterized protein, which yields MCECGVKSNYGLVPSELGIGHYCGHMIEYDESTRKYSWECYDGQAKFLDELKKRQLIARKRGYGPDYVNLFVKHHKEKMREFARQRGICNPIDVGLNKWGLERWMTLEEERARNEVREETRVQMQVLNEHVATLCAGIGCSGEHAAEVARARYEEKKLDDHRSRAGRTIQLPIVLCDDGDEDEDNTSRLSELIALAEVGIQAQEAEDDTGRLSELIALAEAGIQAQEADDDTGRLSELIALAEAGLQAEEDDDAFFTQAIAVADEAEAAYYKRQAGQSNAVEPSHSNRVVVED from the exons atgtgcgaatgtggtgtaaaatccaactatggcctagtcccttcggagcttggaataggccattattgcggccatatgattgagtatgatgag agcactaggaaatacagttgggaatgttatgatggtcaagctaagttcttggatgaactgaagaagaggcaactaattgcacggaagaggggatatggacctgactacgtcaacctattcgttaaacatcacaaagaaaagatgcgtgagtttgctagacagcgtggtatttgtaacccgatcgatgttgggcttaacaaatggggattggagaggtggatgacgttagaggaggagagggcaaggaatgaggtaagggaggagacaagagtacagatgcaggtcttgaacgagcatgttgctacattatgtgccg ggattggttgcagcggggaacatgctgcagaggtggctcgtgcaaggtatgaggagaagaagttagatgaccatagatcacgagctggtcgcaccattCAATTACCGATTGTGTTGTGTGATgacggagacgaggatgaggacaacactagtagactaagtgagctcattgctctagcagaggtgggcatacaggcgcaggaggctgaggacgacactggcagactgagcgagctcatcgctctagcagaggcgggcattcaggcgcaggaggctgacgacgacactggcagactgagcgagctcatcgctctagcagaggcgggcttacaggcagaggaggatgacgatgcgttcttcactcaggccatagcggtcgcagatgaagcggaggccgcttactacaagcgacaggcaggtcagagcaacgcagttgagcctagccatagcaacagggttgtagtagaggactag
- the LOC136460443 gene encoding arabinogalactan protein 1-like, with amino-acid sequence MTCQGAWRQSDWRRARKYLPSSPLHLSSSPSRPSRPCPRRRRSTAAPTPRQRPRRAAAAAPAAEPTLSPRHVVSAAPAAEPTPSPCRAAAAAPSPEPAPRRRALAPLPVVGCSATPPRPLPPSSP; translated from the coding sequence atgacctgccagggggcttggcgccagagtgactggcgccgagctcgaaaaTATCTGCCGTCGTCGccgctccacctttcttcttctccctctcgccCTAGCCGACCctgcccgcgccgtcgccgctccaccgccgcgcccacgccacgccagcgcccgcgccgcgccgccgctgctgctccggcggccgagcccacgctctcgccgcgccacgtcgtctctgctgctccggcggccgagccCACGCCCTCGCcgtgccgcgccgccgctgctgctccctcgcccgagcccgcaccgcgccgccgtgccctcgcgcCGTTGCCCGTGGTTGGCTGCAGCGCCACGCCGCCGCGTCCTCTACCGCCGTCCTCGCCTTAG
- the LOC136455883 gene encoding uncharacterized protein codes for MSPPASHRRRSRLLSWPLLFVAILAVHSLAVYLFTRGFLLTRTELDLHSSRDDLSPQGNVSPGCASWPPAAVDRLVIVVLDALRFDFVAPSTFFSEKQPWMDKLQVLQKLAADEKNSARIFKALADPPTTSLQRLKALTTGGLPTFIDVGNSFGAPAIVEDNIMHQFAKNGKRVVMMGDDTWIQLYPEHFNKSFPYPSFNVKDLDTVDNGVIEHLLPSLHKNDWDVLIAHFLGVDHAGHIFGVDSTPMIQKLEQYNQILEGVIDTLRSLSKPGGTHENTLLLVMGDHGQTLNGDHGGGTAEEVETSLFAWSPRTPPDAVLSVLDDSSCNVDLHGKEVCVSTMQQLDFAVTISALLGIPFPFGSIGRVNPELYALSTGTWVNQRIGTNACTAQDDLEAWMGRYAEVLYVNCWQVKRYIDQYSATSVIGFPLEDLQHITDLYSRAQENWSASLITTCSSETGSQEKVGGKGSVLLQQIDAYNDFLQSFAKLARSAWTEFDLWSMGVGLLLMILSVIIQASTLVNMNTISQSSDQKSSGSRIIPRFSLAFALVVIRAASFLSNSYILAEGRVANFLLATSCITSVWHSVLKGNISIENLVFLLLNIFTRFGIEVGMSKQLPAPTITKDHPVSIICKILGVNSCNILLELFPIISLAFVAYIMLKCLSRAICQRFLKYFLLCGTMVSYLSIAFHWASETTLFSHAGTVQEFGRSLAPRIVYAIGGLSLAISAFSRIFGPTVHLKMNKRIIILSAVMLCSWSPTILILLGRQGPFVALISMTGAWCIVKLQQKHQRESELSVADPVSVIQWSLLAVCLFYLTGHWCTFDGLRYGAAFIGFDHFHIIRQGFLLSIDTFGVSHILPILSLPFIAIVWYNTTSKDNELKDVILNNINKVLLMYGLITAITATLTIICVAIQRRHLMVWGLFAPKYVFDAIGLLLTDLLICLASIYYS; via the exons ATGTCGCCGCCGGcgagccaccgccgccgttcTCGGCTCCTTAGCTGGCCGCTGCTGTTCGTCGCGATCCTCGCGGTCCACTCGCTGGCTGTATACCTCTTCACCCGCGGCTTCCTCCTCACCCGCACCGAGCTCGACCTCCACAGCAGCCGCGACGACCTGTCGCCGCAGGGCAACGTCTCCCCCGGGTGCGCCTCCTGGCCCCCGGCCGCCGTCGACCGCcttgtcatcgtcgtcctcgacgCGCTGAG ATTTGATTTCGTGGCGCCGAGTACCTTCTTTTCAG AGAAGCAGCCGTGGATGGACAAGCTGCAGGTCTTGCAGAAGCTTGCTGCCGATGAAAAGAACTCTGCAAGGATCTTCAAAGCACTGGCTGATCCACCAACAACTAGCCTCCAGCGCCTTAAG GCTCTCACCACGGGTGGACTTCCTACCTTTATTGATGTCGGCAATAGTTTTGGTGCTCCTGCAATAGTAGAAGATAATATAATGCATCAG TTTGCTAAAAATGGAAAGAGAGTAGTCATGATGGGGGATGATACATGGATACAGCTGTACCCTGAACACTTCAACAAGTCATTCCCATACCCTTCCTTTAATGTTAAAGACCTTGACACA GTAGATAATGGTGTAATTGAGCACTTGCTTCCATCTCTTCACAAAAATGATTGGGATGTTCTTATTGCACATTTTCTTGGTGTG GACCATGCAGGGCATATATTTGGTGTTGACTCAACCCCGATGATCCAGAAGTTGGAGCAATACAATCAGATCCTGGAG GGTGTTATTGACACATTGAGAAGTCTATCCAAACCTGGTGGTACCCATGAGAATACTTTGCTTTTGGTAATGGGTGATCATGGTCAAACCCTGAATGGTGACCATGGAGGGGGAACTGCTGAAGAG GTTGAAACATCGCTGTTTGCATGGAGTCCAAGGACCCCACCAGATGCAGTCTTATCTGTTCTTGATGATAGTTCGTGCAATGTTGATCTG CACGGGAAAGAGGTCTGCGTAAGCACTATGCAGCAG CTTGATTTTGCGGTGACTATATCAGCACTTCTTGGCATACCCTTTCCCTTTGGAAG CATTGGCCGCGTAAACCCAGAATTGTATGCCTTGAGTACTGGGACATGGGTAAATCAAAGGATAGGTACCAATGCTTGTACCGCACaggatgatctagaagcatggaTGGGGAGATATGCTGAAGTTCTATATGTAAATTGCTGGCAG GTAAAGAGATATATTGATCAATATTCTGCTACTTCCGTTATTGGATTTCCATTAGAAGACCTGCAACATATCACAGACCTATATTCAAGAGCTCAAGAAAATTGGTCAGCTTCTCTGATAACTACTTGTTCATCAGAGACAGGTAGTCAAGAAAAAGTAGGGGGGAAAGGTTCAGTTCTGCTGCAGCAAATTGATGCATACAATGACTTCTTGCAGAGTTTTGCAAAGCTCGCTCGCTCTGCTTGGACAGAATTTGATTTATGGTCAATGGGCGTTGGTCTTTTACTTATGATATTGTCAGTTATCATTCAGGCATCCACGCTTGTAAATATGAACACCATAAGCCAATCTTCAGATCAGAAAAGTTCTGGTTCAAGAATCATTCCTAGATTTTCCCTTGCTTTTGCTTTAGTCGTGATTCGAGCAGCTAGTTTCTTATCGAACAGCTATATAT TGGCAGAAGGTAGAGTTGCAAATTTTCTTTTGGCCACAAGTTGTATCACCAGTGTGTGGCACTCAGTGCTGAAAGGGAACATCAGCATAGAA AACTTAGTTTTTCTTCTTTTAAATATTTTCACACGGTTTGGAATTGAGGTTGGGATGTCAAAACAATTGCCTGCGCCAACAATTACAAAGGATCACCCTGTGAGCATCATTTGTAAAATCCTTGGTGTTAATTCTTGCAACATCCTCTTGGAGCTATTCCCCATCATATCTCTAGCCTTTGTGGCTTATATTATGTTGAAGTGCCTATCCCGTGCAATCTGTCAGAGGTTCTTGAAGTACTTTCTTTTGTGTGGAACGATGGTGAGTTATTTGTCTATAGCGTTTCATTGGGCTTCAGAGACTACTTTGTTTTCTCATGCTGGGACTGTTCAAGAATTTGGAAGAAGTTTAGCTCCTCGCATTGTTTACGCTATCGGAGGTCTATCACTAGCCATTTCTGCATTTTCTCGGATATTTGGTCCAACTGTTCATTTGAAGATGAACAAAAGGATAATTATTTTATCGGCTGTCATGCTTTGTTCTTGGAGTCCAACTATTTTGATCCTGTTGGGAAGGCAAGGTCCGTTTGTGGCATTAATTTCCATGACAGGAG CTTGGTGTATCGTAAAATTGCAACAGAAACATCAGAGAGAGTCAGAACTCTCTGTTGCTGACCCTGTTTCAGTGATTCAGTGGAGCCTTCTTGCAGTTTGTCTATTTTATCTGACAGGTCACTG GTGTACATTTGATGGCCTCCGATATGGTGCAGCTTTCATTGG TTTTGATCATTTCCATATCATTCGACAAGGCTTTCTACTTTCCATTGACACCTTTGGTGTTTCTCATATCCTGCCAATTCTAAGCCTTCCATTTATTGCCATAGTGTGGTACAATACCACATCCAAGGACAACGAACTGAAGGACGTCATTCTCAACAATATTAATAAG GTGCTCTTGATGTATGGTCTTATAACAGCAATCACTGCTACGCTAACAATCATATGCGTTGCTATTCAAAGGCGTCACTTAATG GTTTGGGGTTTGTTTGCTCCAAAGTACGTATTCGATGCAATTGGCCTTCTTCTCACAGACTTGTTAATTTGTTTAGCATCAATCTACTACAGCTGA